One window of Desulfuromonadales bacterium genomic DNA carries:
- the nuoB gene encoding NADH-quinone oxidoreductase subunit NuoB → MAMMDFLTTRKDDLVGWVRKFSLFPYPFVTACCGMEFMSVSSTLYDTDRFGAALPRFTPRQSDLLMVVGTITHKEAPVIKKVYDQMCEPKWVMAFGACATSGGFYRNYAVLQGVDRVIPVDIYIPGCPPRPEMVIDAIMKLQDRIAGEHHPILPFEKPNPGKE, encoded by the coding sequence ATGGCGATGATGGATTTTCTCACCACCCGCAAGGACGATCTGGTCGGCTGGGTGCGCAAGTTCAGCCTCTTCCCGTATCCCTTCGTGACCGCCTGCTGCGGCATGGAATTCATGTCGGTCAGCTCCACTCTGTATGATACCGACCGTTTCGGCGCCGCGCTCCCCCGCTTCACGCCCCGTCAGTCCGACCTGCTCATGGTGGTGGGAACCATCACCCACAAAGAAGCCCCGGTCATCAAGAAGGTCTACGACCAGATGTGCGAGCCCAAGTGGGTGATGGCCTTCGGAGCCTGCGCCACCAGCGGCGGCTTCTACCGCAACTACGCCGTTCTGCAGGGGGTCGACCGGGTGATTCCGGTGGACATCTATATTCCCGGCTGCCCGCCGCGCCCGGAGATGGTGATCGATGCCATCATGAAGCTGCAGGACAGGATTGCCGGCGAGCACCATCCCATCCTGCCCTTCGAGAAGCCGAACCCGGGAAAGGAATAA
- a CDS encoding NADH-quinone oxidoreductase subunit C produces the protein MIYEAITRDLKGLYERSWESFGMLVLELPAENLLALVRRLKDDCGFDQLLDITAVDYPGRQPRFDVVYHFYGSRHRQRLRLKAPVGEAQPRVPTLTHWYGSARFIEREVHEMYGIQFAGNEDLRPILLYEGFEGHPLRKDYPIHQEQPLVAYRKQGERSGI, from the coding sequence ATGATTTACGAAGCCATAACACGCGACCTGAAGGGTCTTTACGAGCGCTCCTGGGAGAGTTTCGGAATGCTGGTGCTGGAGCTGCCGGCGGAGAACCTCCTCGCCCTGGTCCGCCGGCTGAAAGACGATTGCGGATTCGACCAGCTGCTTGACATTACGGCAGTCGACTATCCCGGCCGCCAGCCGAGATTCGATGTGGTCTATCACTTTTATGGCTCCAGGCACCGGCAGCGGCTGCGCTTGAAGGCGCCGGTCGGCGAGGCGCAGCCGCGGGTGCCGACCCTCACCCACTGGTACGGCTCGGCCCGCTTCATAGAGCGCGAAGTTCACGAGATGTACGGCATCCAGTTTGCCGGCAACGAAGACCTGCGGCCGATCCTGCTCTACGAGGGTTTCGAAGGGCACCCCTTGCGAAAAGATTATCCCATCCACCAGGAGCAGCCCCTTGTCGCCTACCGCAAACAAGGTGAAAGAAGTGGTATATAA